The Armatimonadota bacterium genomic interval AGACCGCGCCCGGTTCGCTGCGGGGTACGAGCGAGCCGTCGCTCCGGTAGGCCCGGTCGCAGAACGCCTCGCGCGCCACGCGCAGCCCGGCCGCTCGCGCGGCGCGTTCGGCGGCCGAGCCCGCCAGGACGACGAGGATCGTGTCGGGCGATGCGCCCAGCACGCTCTCGGCGATCGCGGCCGCGAGTTCCTCGTCGCGTGCGGCGGCGTTGTACAGCGCGCCGTGAGGCTTGATGTGCTGCAAGCGCACACCTTCGGCGCGGGCGATCGCTTCCAGGGCCCCGATCTGCGCGAGCAAGAAGGCGGCCACCTCGTCCGGCGTCATCGGCAGCGGACGCCGCCCGAAGCCGGCGAGGTCCGGGTATCCGGGGTGGGCGCCGACGGCGACGCCGTGGGCGCGCGCCAGCCGCACCGTCCGCCGCATCACCACCGGATCCCCCGCGTGCATCCCGCAGGCGACGTTGGCGGAGGTCACATAGGGCATCACCGCCTCGTCGGCCCCCAGCCGGTAGACGCCGAACGACTCCCCCACGTCGCAGTTGATGTCGAGGTGGCGGTCCACAGGTAGAAGCGTACCATCGGGTCGCGTTCCGGGGGTGCACCGAACTTGGGCGCTGCCCGGCCCCCTCCAACGCGCTTGTCAACCCTTGCTTTGTCCTCGAAGATAGACGCACAAGATGCGGTCGCGGATCGGGCGACGGATCCTCGCGGGCTACCTGCTGATCTCGCTGCTGTTGGGATCATTCTTCGGCCTGCTCGTGTATGCGAGCACGCGCATCGTCGACCTCGCCCGCCGCCTCGACGCGGAGAACCGTGCCGCCGCCGACGTCCTGGCCGCCTCGCTGCTCGCCGAGCGACGCCTCTTCCGCCTCCTGCAGGCAGTCGGCGGCGCGAACCGCGGGGCCGAGGTCGAATACGGCGTCCTCTCACGCGTGCTCATCACGACGCTCGGCCGCGTACGGCGCGGACTGGCCGAGCCGGAGCACAGCCGCTTCGGCCAGCAGGCCGACCGCGCGAACATGGCGTTCATGTCTGCAGGGGCGGCGCTTTTGCGCAGCCGTCCGGAAGGATCGACGGTCGCGCTGGCCGACGTCCTGACCCACCACCGCGCGTTGCGCGCCCTGCTGGACGACCGGTTCGCGCAGATCCAGGCCGCTGCCCTGTCGGGGGTCGCCGAGCTCACCGCATTCCAGCACGGTGTCCTGCTGCCATCGTTTTTGCGCAACCTCGCCCTCAACAGCGAGCGCATCTTCCGGTTCAGCCGTGCCGTCACCGCCTCGCAGCAGCTCGAGTTGCTCTTCTGGCAGCGCGGGGCGGCCCTGCTGGTGCTGTTCGCCGACCCCAGCGCGGGGTACGCCGGACGGCTGACCGACCAAGCGCCGTCGCGGCGGCTGTTCGAAGAGTTGCAGGGGCTGGTGGTGCTGCCGGAACTGCAGGCGGTGCTGGCCGACACCATGCCGGCGGTCGAGTCGTTCGAGGCCCTCACGCGCACCGCCGCCTCGCAGGCGCGGGATGGCGGCGTCCCCAGCCGGGAGCTCCGGACTCGCTTTCCATCGGTCATGGCCGCCGTCGTGGAGAGGTTGGAATCGATGCGGTCGCTGATCGAAGTGGAGCGCGACCGGACGCTGGCGGACATCGCGCTGGTGAACGACTCGATCCTGTCGTTCGTCCTGAGCCTCTCGGTCGTCGGTGCCGTCGGACTGCTGGCGGGCGGCGCCGTGGCCGTGGTCGTCGCGCGCGCCGTGACGACGTCGCTGGAGTCTCTGCGTGCGGCGATGGAGGCGGTGCGCGGAGGAGACCTGGG includes:
- a CDS encoding 5-oxoprolinase subunit PxpA; this encodes MDRHLDINCDVGESFGVYRLGADEAVMPYVTSANVACGMHAGDPVVMRRTVRLARAHGVAVGAHPGYPDLAGFGRRPLPMTPDEVAAFLLAQIGALEAIARAEGVRLQHIKPHGALYNAAARDEELAAAIAESVLGASPDTILVVLAGSAAERAARAAGLRVAREAFCDRAYRSDGSLVPRSEPGAVLLQPFEVASRAVRIAYREPIQTLDGGEIVVEADTVCIHGDTPGAETLAAAVRAALEEAHVHIRPMGEWL
- a CDS encoding ATP-binding protein; translated protein: MRSRIGRRILAGYLLISLLLGSFFGLLVYASTRIVDLARRLDAENRAAADVLAASLLAERRLFRLLQAVGGANRGAEVEYGVLSRVLITTLGRVRRGLAEPEHSRFGQQADRANMAFMSAGAALLRSRPEGSTVALADVLTHHRALRALLDDRFAQIQAAALSGVAELTAFQHGVLLPSFLRNLALNSERIFRFSRAVTASQQLELLFWQRGAALLVLFADPSAGYAGRLTDQAPSRRLFEELQGLVVLPELQAVLADTMPAVESFEALTRTAASQARDGGVPSRELRTRFPSVMAAVVERLESMRSLIEVERDRTLADIALVNDSILSFVLSLSVVGAVGLLAGGAVAVVVARAVTTSLESLRAAMEAVRGGDLGVRVPTSGRDDETELMGEVFNRMVGELQDSRTKLRQYQQDLERMVEERTRQLREAQAQLVQSEKLSAMGELVAGVAHELNNPLTSILGYAQLLEGESDLPPKIHRNLTVIVQEADRARRIVQNLLTFARQQPRAWDLVDVNAAVEQALALQRYEVVREGIEVVTRLAPDLPPVRGDLHQLQQVFLNIVNNAIHAMRGRAPARLEVVTRHRRDRVVIEFADTGPGIAPEHLHRLFDPFFTTKRIGEGTGLGLSISYGIVRDHGGTITAANRREGGARFTVELPAAG